The following are encoded together in the Neomonachus schauinslandi chromosome X, ASM220157v2, whole genome shotgun sequence genome:
- the LOC110571275 gene encoding protein SSXA1-like, with the protein MNKDGSFSKNSKEDTQKSEKKCKAFKDISKYFSKEEWAKLGYSDKITYVYMKRNYDTMTGLGLRATLPAFMCPKKGAMKSSGHDSDEDQDPKNQGEPRQGPSDVQDREQMKVMLKKPIKEESDSEPIPITPGPEQAQKELCPPGKASTSGQQSENIPGPRRGMNSIWAYRLRERKNLIVYEEISDPEEDD; encoded by the exons ATGAATAAAGACGGCTCCTTTTCAAAGAACTCCAAGGAGGATACccagaaatcagagaagaaatgcaAG gccTTCAAGGATATTTCCAAATACTTCTCTAAGGAAGAGTGGGCAAAGCTTGGATACTCAGATAAAATCACCTATGTGTACATGAAGAGAAACTATGACACCATGACTGGTCTAG GTCTCAGGGCCACCCTCCCAGCCTTCATGTGTCCTAAAAAGGGGGCCATGAAATCCAGTGGGCATGATTCTGATGAAGATCAGGACCCCAAGAATCAGG GTGAACCTCGTCAGGGGCCTTCTGATGTGCAAGATCGAGAGCAAATGAAG GTGATGCTCAAGAAGCcaataaaggaagaaagtgaTTCAGAACCAATACCAATAACACCTGGCCCTGAGCAGGCTCAGAAAGAGCTGTGCCCCCCAGGAAAAGCAAGTACCTCTGGTCAACAGAGCGAGAACATAccag GACCCAGGAGAGGGATGAATAGTATTTGGGCCTACAGACTGCGGGAAAGAAAGAACCTAATAGTGTATGAAGAGATCAGTGATCCCGAGGAAGATGACTAA